A single region of the Malaclemys terrapin pileata isolate rMalTer1 chromosome 2, rMalTer1.hap1, whole genome shotgun sequence genome encodes:
- the BHLHE22 gene encoding class E basic helix-loop-helix protein 22, which produces MERALSLAADEDLFHKSLSASATRMEAAFRAPPGLDLSHPRERQPSPLSCFEPGEAEGLLQPGAALGAGDPLALPAGSVCGKYGESTSRSSVAESSGGEQSPDDDSDGRCELVLRGGDPRAASPGAGGAGGGLKAAEGGCSNSHGLGGSKKSKEQKALRLNINARERRRMHDLNDALDELRAVIPYAHSPSVRKLSKIATLLLAKNYILMQAQALEEMRRLVAYLNQGQAISAASLPSSAAAAAAAAAALHPALGAYEQAAGYPFSAGLPPASSCPEKCAIFNSVSSSLCKQCTEKP; this is translated from the coding sequence ATGGAGCGGGCGCTGAGCCTAGCCGCGGACGAGGACTTGTTCCACAAGAGTCTCAGCGCCTCGGCCACGAGGATGGAGGCCGCCTTCCGCGCGCCCCCGGGGCTCGACCTGAGCCACCCGCGCGAGCGCCAGCCCTCGCCCCTCAGCTGCTTCGAGCCGGGCGAGGCGGAGGGGCTGCTGCAGcccggggcggcgctgggggccgGCGACCCCCTCGCGCTGCCGGCCGGCTCGGTGTGCGGCAAGTACGGCGAGAGCACCAGCCGCAGCTCGGTGGCGGAGAGCAGCGGCGGCGAGCAGAGCCCCGACGACGACAGCGACGGGCGCTGCGAGCTGGTGCTGCGCGGGGGAGACCCGCGGGCCGCCTCGCCCGGGGCGGGGGGCGCCGGGGGGGGCCTGAAGGCGGCCGAGGGCGGCTGCTCCAACAGCCACGGCCTGGGCGGGAGCAAGAAGTCGAAGGAGCAGAAGGCGCTGCGGCTCAACATCAACGCCCGCGAGCGGCGGCGGATGCACGACCTGAACGACGCGCTGGACGAGCTGCGGGCGGTGATCCCCTACGCGCACAGCCCCTCGGTGCGGAAGCTCTCCAAGATCGCCACGCTGCTGCTGGCCAAGAACTACATCCTCATGCAGGCGCAGGCTCTGGAGGAGATGCGGCGCCTGGTGGCTTATCTCAACCAGGGCCAGGCCATCTCGGCCGCCTCCCTGCCCAGCTCGGCGGCGGCAGCGGCGGCCGCGGCCGCCGCCTTGCACCCAGCCCTCGGTGCCTACGAGCAGGCGGCCGGCTACCCCTTCAGCGCCGGCCTGCCCCCTGCCAGCTCCTGCCCGGAGAAATGTGCCATTTTCAACAGCGTCTCCTCCAGCCTCTGCAAACAGTGCACGGAGAAGCCTTAA